One genomic window of Denticeps clupeoides chromosome 14, fDenClu1.1, whole genome shotgun sequence includes the following:
- the LOC114763521 gene encoding signal recognition particle 9 kDa protein-like — translation MPYYQTWEEFARAAEKLYLTDPMKVRVVLKYRHCDGNLCMKVTDDAVCLQYKTDQAQDVKKIDKLHGKLMRLMVSKESHSGAMETD, via the exons atgcCGTACTATCAAACGTGGGAAGAGTTCGCCAGAGCGGCAGAGAAACTTTATTTGACGGATCCAATGAAg gTGCGGGTGGTCCTGAAGTACCGACACTGCGACGGGAACCTCTGCATGAAAGTAACGGACGACGCCGTG TGCCTGCAGTACAAGACCGACCAGGCCCAGGACGTGAAGAAGATCGACAAGCTTCACGGGAAGCTGATGAGGCTCATGGTGTCCAAGGAGTCCCACAGCGGCGCGATGGAAACGGACTGA